The Mesobacillus jeotgali genome window below encodes:
- a CDS encoding ABC transporter ATP-binding protein — protein sequence MKKVELVGVSKSYDKKTEVISDITVSIEPGELFVLVGPSGCGKSTMLRMIAGLEEITGGVLKIGDAESNWLPPSKRDISMVFQNYALYPHLTVEENIVFGLHVKKVSKTERKKRCEDVAEMLGLTPYLKRKPRELSGGQRQRVALARAIVNQAPICLMDEPLSNLDAKLRAHMRSEIRQIQRRLGITMIYVTHDQVEAMTMGDRIMILHDGKIQQIGKPIDIYNNPANPFVATFIGSPPMNIGEGKVNQEKNEVVFGEDAKLAIPEEDRHLLKTDKIIVGIRPEHLKAATKETKAEDKVYVKTTNVEVLGNETIFSFDMGGREWMAKWTGQWRIDVGDMVPIVINYDSLCLFDSETEKIIKTPSDIENHVFDKEVFI from the coding sequence ATGAAAAAAGTAGAATTGGTTGGTGTTTCTAAATCATACGATAAAAAAACAGAAGTCATTTCAGATATTACAGTCAGTATTGAGCCTGGAGAGCTCTTCGTCCTCGTCGGTCCTTCCGGCTGCGGGAAAAGTACGATGCTGCGGATGATTGCAGGTTTGGAGGAGATCACGGGCGGAGTCCTGAAGATCGGTGATGCTGAGTCAAACTGGCTTCCTCCCAGCAAAAGGGATATTTCAATGGTCTTCCAAAATTATGCCTTATACCCTCATTTAACAGTCGAAGAGAATATCGTTTTCGGTCTCCATGTAAAAAAAGTCTCGAAAACAGAGCGGAAAAAACGTTGTGAGGATGTCGCGGAAATGCTGGGATTGACACCATACCTGAAAAGGAAGCCCCGAGAGCTGTCCGGCGGCCAGAGGCAGCGGGTCGCGCTGGCACGAGCAATCGTGAACCAGGCCCCGATTTGCCTGATGGATGAGCCATTATCCAATTTGGATGCTAAATTAAGGGCGCATATGCGCTCGGAAATCAGGCAGATCCAAAGGCGGCTAGGCATCACGATGATTTATGTCACCCATGACCAGGTCGAGGCGATGACAATGGGGGACAGGATCATGATCCTTCATGACGGAAAAATCCAGCAGATTGGCAAGCCTATCGATATCTATAATAATCCAGCAAATCCTTTTGTTGCGACATTCATTGGCTCACCGCCGATGAATATTGGCGAAGGGAAGGTCAATCAAGAGAAGAACGAGGTTGTGTTCGGAGAGGACGCAAAATTAGCCATCCCCGAAGAGGATCGTCATCTCTTAAAAACAGACAAAATCATTGTCGGTATCCGTCCCGAACATCTGAAAGCAGCGACAAAGGAGACGAAAGCAGAAGATAAAGTCTATGTAAAAACGACCAATGTAGAGGTCCTTGGAAATGAAACGATCTTCTCCTTCGATATGGGAGGAAGGGAATGGATGGCGAAATGGACCGGCCAATGGCGGATTGATGTCGGGGATATGGTTCCGATTGTCATCAATTACGATTCTCTCTGTTTGTTTGACAGCGAGACGGAAAAAATCATCAAAACTCCATCGGATATCGAGAACCATGTTTTTGATAAAGAGGTGTTCATATGA
- a CDS encoding glycerophosphodiester phosphodiesterase, with the protein MRSISLLFLCLILLVIAGCESHRAGPAFVLTEDFIIIAHRGASAYAPEHTLPAYDLAVHSGADYIEIDLQMTKDGELIALHDSEVDRTTNGSGLANAHPLDKIKALNAGSWFNEQYPQLANPAYENVEIPTLEEIFQRYGTAANYYIETKAPGMEEKLIKLLRKYSLVQSKSKVIIHSFHSKSLRKIHKLEPGIPLIQLYKYSDKARLTDTEIRSLKKYASGIGVNFGKVDEDYIKKAHRHGLAVHLFTVNTDEELQHAVEVGADGVFTDFPKKSP; encoded by the coding sequence ATGAGAAGTATATCGCTTTTATTCCTCTGTTTGATTTTGCTGGTAATTGCCGGTTGTGAGAGCCACAGAGCTGGGCCTGCTTTTGTTTTAACGGAAGATTTCATCATTATCGCTCATAGAGGGGCATCGGCTTACGCGCCTGAACATACATTGCCTGCGTATGATCTGGCGGTGCACTCGGGTGCCGATTATATTGAAATCGACCTGCAGATGACAAAAGACGGGGAATTGATTGCCCTGCATGATTCGGAGGTAGACCGGACGACGAATGGCTCGGGCCTGGCAAATGCGCATCCTCTGGATAAAATTAAGGCGCTGAATGCAGGTTCGTGGTTTAATGAGCAGTATCCGCAGCTCGCCAACCCTGCATATGAAAATGTCGAGATCCCTACACTCGAGGAAATTTTTCAGCGTTATGGGACTGCCGCGAATTACTACATCGAAACCAAAGCACCAGGGATGGAAGAGAAATTAATCAAGCTGCTGAGGAAATATTCGCTGGTCCAGTCAAAATCAAAAGTCATCATTCATTCATTTCACAGCAAAAGCCTGAGGAAAATCCACAAGCTTGAACCGGGAATTCCACTAATCCAGCTATACAAATATTCAGATAAGGCGAGATTGACAGACACTGAGATTAGGTCGCTAAAAAAATATGCGTCTGGAATCGGAGTCAACTTCGGGAAGGTGGATGAAGATTATATTAAAAAAGCTCATCGTCATGGGTTGGCGGTCCATCTTTTCACTGTTAATACCGATGAAGAGCTTCAACATGCTGTTGAGGTTGGAGCGGATGGAGTGTTTACTGATTTTCCGAAAAAAAGTCCGTGA
- the tnpA gene encoding IS200/IS605 family transposase — translation MSKDNNSLAHTTWNCKYHIVFAPKYRRQIIYGKIKKDIGEILRTLCERKGVEIIEATACKDHVHMLVSIPPKISVSSFVGYLKGKSSLMIFDRHANLKYRYGNRKFWCTGYYVDTVGRNKKVIQDYIRNQIQDDIVAEQLTMMEYIDPFTGEEVKKKKRS, via the coding sequence ATGTCTAAAGACAATAACAGTTTAGCACACACTACCTGGAATTGTAAGTATCACATCGTATTCGCCCCAAAGTATAGGAGACAGATCATTTATGGGAAAATCAAAAAAGATATTGGAGAAATACTACGCACATTATGTGAAAGAAAAGGTGTAGAAATAATCGAAGCGACAGCTTGTAAGGACCACGTACATATGTTAGTGAGTATACCGCCTAAAATAAGTGTCTCCTCATTTGTCGGTTACTTAAAAGGAAAAAGTAGTTTAATGATATTTGATCGGCACGCAAACCTGAAATACAGATATGGAAATCGAAAATTCTGGTGTACAGGTTATTATGTCGATACCGTTGGAAGAAACAAAAAGGTAATACAAGATTACATTCGAAATCAAATACAAGATGATATAGTCGCAGAGCAATTAACGATGATGGAATACATTGATCCATTCACAGGAGAAGAAGTGAAGAAAAAGAAACGAAGTTAG
- the glpK gene encoding glycerol kinase GlpK, with protein MEKFILSLDQGTTSSRAILFNKKGEIAHVAQKEFTQLFPKPGWVEHNANEIWGSILAVIASVLTESNVKPEQIAGIGITNQRETTVVWDKETGVPVYNAIVWQSRQTSQICDELKMAGHNDLFREKTGLLIDAYFSGTKVKWILDHVDGAREKAEAGKLLFGTIDTWLIWKLSGGQVHVTDYSNASRTLMFNIHELKWDEDLLGILGIPASMLPEVRPSSEVYAKTVPYHFFGQEVPIAGAAGDQQAALFGQACFEEGMGKNTYGTGCFMLMNTGEKAVESEHGLLTTIAWGLNGKVDYALEGSIFVAGSALQWLRDGLRMLKNASDSETYAEKVESTDGVYVVPAFVGLGTPYWDSEVRGAVFGLTRGTSKEHFVRATLESLAYQTKDVLAAMEADSGIELKTLRVDGGAVKNNFLMNFQSDILNVPVERPVVNETTALGAAYLAGLAVGYWADQQEIASQWSIDRKFEPKMSQENRGQLYNGWKKAVNAAMAFK; from the coding sequence TTGGAAAAATTCATTTTATCATTGGATCAGGGTACGACAAGCTCGCGGGCTATTCTTTTTAACAAAAAAGGTGAGATCGCCCATGTTGCACAGAAGGAATTTACTCAGCTATTCCCTAAACCTGGGTGGGTTGAGCATAACGCGAATGAAATTTGGGGTTCTATTTTGGCGGTTATTGCGAGTGTTCTCACGGAATCAAATGTAAAACCAGAACAAATAGCCGGAATTGGGATCACTAACCAAAGGGAAACGACGGTTGTCTGGGATAAAGAAACGGGAGTGCCTGTTTATAATGCGATTGTTTGGCAATCCCGGCAGACGAGCCAGATTTGTGATGAGTTAAAGATGGCGGGCCACAATGACCTTTTCCGTGAAAAAACCGGCCTCCTGATCGATGCTTATTTTTCAGGGACGAAAGTGAAATGGATTCTTGATCATGTTGATGGTGCAAGGGAGAAGGCGGAAGCAGGAAAGCTCCTTTTCGGCACGATTGATACATGGCTGATTTGGAAGCTATCTGGAGGTCAAGTGCATGTGACGGATTACAGCAATGCATCGCGCACACTTATGTTCAATATACACGAGCTCAAGTGGGATGAAGATCTTCTCGGAATCCTTGGCATTCCAGCGTCCATGCTGCCGGAGGTTCGGCCTTCGTCTGAGGTCTATGCCAAAACGGTACCTTATCATTTCTTCGGGCAAGAAGTCCCAATCGCTGGGGCCGCAGGTGATCAACAGGCTGCTCTGTTCGGGCAGGCATGCTTTGAGGAAGGAATGGGGAAAAATACGTATGGCACAGGCTGCTTCATGTTGATGAATACAGGCGAAAAAGCGGTGGAATCGGAGCATGGTTTGTTGACGACGATTGCCTGGGGCTTGAATGGCAAGGTGGATTATGCACTCGAAGGCAGTATTTTTGTCGCTGGATCAGCCCTTCAGTGGCTCCGGGATGGTTTAAGGATGCTCAAAAATGCAAGCGATAGCGAGACATATGCTGAAAAAGTCGAATCCACTGATGGAGTTTATGTGGTGCCTGCGTTCGTTGGGCTTGGAACTCCTTATTGGGACAGCGAGGTAAGAGGCGCTGTATTCGGTTTAACCCGGGGAACGAGCAAAGAGCACTTCGTACGTGCCACTCTTGAGTCGCTGGCGTACCAAACAAAGGATGTACTGGCTGCGATGGAGGCAGATTCAGGTATCGAGCTGAAAACACTGCGCGTCGATGGAGGTGCCGTGAAAAACAACTTCCTGATGAATTTCCAGAGCGACATCCTCAACGTTCCTGTAGAAAGGCCAGTTGTCAATGAGACGACCGCTCTTGGTGCCGCTTATCTAGCAGGTCTCGCTGTTGGATATTGGGCCGACCAGCAGGAAATTGCTTCCCAGTGGTCAATTGACCGGAAGTTTGAACCAAAGATGTCTCAAGAAAACCGTGGTCAACTGTACAATGGCTGGAAAAAAGCCGTCAATGCGGCAATGGCGTTTAAATAA
- a CDS encoding competence protein ComK: MEVLTDYIINEETVLLTGEYNENGKLYARVIHGEDTFLIDMKPIEIINETMIGLGSDFKTGRKSARRLLGNVSMCPIKVNCNLGIWLFPTKSYNDDFCIWFSLMHVKNTKALGIRRTEVEMSYGHHVVIQMKESSFNQKRKKAEDLREKMIKNSKGHITFFVESKTGIEMIEGEGIKRYTLK, encoded by the coding sequence ATGGAAGTGCTAACGGATTACATAATCAACGAAGAAACGGTGTTATTGACTGGGGAATATAATGAGAATGGGAAGCTATATGCCAGGGTGATCCATGGTGAGGACACATTCCTGATTGATATGAAACCAATAGAAATCATCAATGAAACGATGATTGGCCTTGGGTCTGATTTTAAAACAGGCCGTAAAAGTGCAAGAAGATTGCTGGGCAATGTCAGTATGTGCCCGATCAAGGTTAACTGTAATTTAGGAATCTGGTTATTCCCCACCAAGTCATACAACGATGACTTCTGCATATGGTTCTCTCTGATGCATGTAAAAAACACAAAAGCCTTGGGAATTCGCAGAACAGAAGTAGAAATGAGTTATGGCCATCATGTTGTCATCCAAATGAAAGAATCCTCCTTTAATCAAAAACGGAAAAAAGCAGAAGACTTGAGAGAAAAGATGATTAAAAATTCAAAAGGACATATAACTTTTTTTGTAGAATCAAAGACAGGGATCGAGATGATTGAGGGTGAAGGGATAAAGCGGTATACGCTTAAATAG
- a CDS encoding sigma-70 family RNA polymerase sigma factor, protein MDNFDQLAKQYEPMIHKIIRTLHIFKNQKDYFHVGLVALWEAAEAFDPVKGDFSNYAYSYIKGQILNEMNRSNKREERNVYPKEDYWETVIDQNPGSPLEVEFLLSYCETLTDKETKWVIYTCVDFLSIKEIAEREQVSLSAVKQWRSGAKRKLKEQLLEIVE, encoded by the coding sequence ATGGACAATTTTGATCAATTAGCCAAACAGTATGAACCTATGATTCACAAAATTATTCGAACACTGCATATCTTTAAAAATCAGAAAGATTATTTCCATGTTGGGCTCGTAGCACTTTGGGAAGCAGCTGAAGCTTTTGATCCGGTTAAAGGGGATTTCTCAAATTACGCCTATAGCTATATTAAAGGCCAAATCCTAAATGAAATGAATCGGAGCAATAAACGTGAGGAAAGAAACGTCTATCCAAAAGAAGATTACTGGGAAACGGTCATTGACCAAAATCCTGGCAGTCCGTTAGAGGTAGAATTTCTTCTTAGTTATTGCGAAACGCTTACCGATAAAGAAACGAAATGGGTTATCTATACTTGTGTGGATTTCTTGTCTATAAAAGAAATTGCCGAAAGAGAACAAGTCTCCTTGTCGGCGGTCAAACAGTGGCGAAGTGGTGCTAAAAGAAAACTTAAGGAGCAATTATTAGAGATTGTTGAGTAA
- a CDS encoding IDEAL domain-containing protein, which yields MKNDKNSKYYKEEMNLNMYMDAVHDTDNTELILLREKTRYTDGANKIIQKVQNEFLEKRRNEEIDLALANKDKERFMKLTSENWKDAL from the coding sequence ATGAAAAATGACAAAAACTCTAAGTATTATAAAGAAGAAATGAACTTGAATATGTACATGGACGCTGTTCATGATACGGATAATACTGAGCTGATTCTGCTGCGAGAAAAGACAAGGTATACAGATGGGGCAAACAAGATCATTCAAAAAGTCCAGAATGAGTTTTTGGAGAAAAGAAGGAATGAAGAAATCGATCTTGCTCTAGCCAATAAGGACAAAGAAAGATTCATGAAATTGACTTCAGAGAACTGGAAGGATGCTTTGTAA